The Desulfofundulus salinus genome includes the window TGAATCCTGTTTCCCCCGCATTTCTCTAGGTAAGGTACCGCACCTTTACATTTACAACCTGGTCAATCCCATGGAGGCGGTAGTGGCCAAGCGGCGCTCGGCAGCGGTCATTGTGGATCATCTGCCGCCGGTTCTGGCCAGCATGCGTCTTTCCGGCGATCTCGCCGACCTGGAGGAGTTGCTGGAGGACTACCAGAAGGCGGTAAGCCTCAATGAAAAAGGACGTGCCGGGGTAATCCGGGGACAGATTGCCGAAAAAGCGCGCTCAACCGGCCTTTGGGGCGAGGGCCAGGAGCCCGACCCGGCGGTTTTGCACGAGAAACTCACCGTCCTGCGGGAGAGTCAGTTCCGCGACGGCCTGCATATATTTGGCGAGGCGCCGGCGGGTGAGGCGCTGGCCGAGCTTTTAAACACTGTCCTGCGGCTGGATCAGCCCGACTGTCCCTCTTTGCGGCGTGCTCTGGCAGAGTGCTTAAAGCTTGATTACGATGTCCTGTTTAAGGAACCGCAAGCATTTCACCCTGCGGCCGGGGTGAGCAAAGGCAAGCTTCTTGAGGAGCTGGATGTGCTGGGGAAGGAGATCCTGGCTGACCTCCTGGACTTGCCGGTGGATGCGGTGGGCGAGCCTCTGGCCAGGGCGCAGGAGCACATTTCCCGCTTTGCCCGGCGCCGGGGTCTTACACCTGACGGCGGTAAAAACTCGCTGGCCAAAGTGCTGGCCAAAGCCCTGCGAATCATACCCCTGGTGAGGCGCACGACTGATGAAATGGAAAACCTGCTGCGGGGTTTTGCTGGCGAGTTCATTCCTCCCGGCGCCTCCGGGGCACTGGCCCGGGGCAAGGTGGAGGTTCTGCCCACCGGACGCAACATGTACTCCATCGACCCCTGGCGTATCCCCACCGCTGCTGCCTGGGAGGTGGGGATGCGGCTGGCAGAGGAACTCATTGCCCGCTCGAAAAACGAGGACGGTTCTTACCCGGAAGCCATCGGCTTCACCTTGCGGGCGATGGATCCCTTCCGGGCCGATGGCGAGCTCATTGCCCAGATCCTCTATACCCTCGGTGTGGAGCCGGTCTGGGTGGCCGGGCGGGTGGTAAACCTCAGGCCCATACCTTTAAATAAACTGGGGCGTCCCCGCATTGACTGTCTGGTAAACCTCTCCTCCATCCTGCGGGATGGGATGTCGCGTGCCTTCGAGCTCATTGACCAGGCGGTGAAGATGGTGGCGGAGCTGGAGGAGCCGCCGGAACAGAATTTTGTGCGCAAGCACATGCTGGAAAGGGAGGCCGAGCTCCTGGCAGAGCACGGGAAGGAAGGAGCTCGAAGGCTGGCCACCTTACGCGTGTTTTCTTCCGCTCCGGGCACCTACGGCACGGGCGTGGAGCTGGCGGTGGCGTCGTCTGCCTGGAAAGAAGAGCAGGACCTGGCGGAGGTTTACTTCCACTGGACTGGCTACGCCTACGGCGAGGGGGTTTACGCGCGAAAAGCGCCGGCTGAGCTAGTGGACAGGTGCCGCCGGGTAACCGTGACCTTTGAAAAGTTCGATTCGGACGAAATCGACCTTTTGGACTGCTGCCACATATACGGGGTACACGGCGGCTTTACCGTGGCGGCCAAAGTCGCCTCCGGCAAAGAGCCTCGAACCTATTTCGGCGACACGCACGACCCCGAACGCCCGGTGATCCGCACCCTGCGCGAGGAGCTTTCCCGCATTGCCCACACCCGGCTTTTAAACCCGGCCTGGATCGAGGGCAAGAAGCGTCACGGTTACAAGGGGGCCGGGGACATCTCCAGCCGGGTCAACCACATGTACGGCTGGCAGGCCACCACCCGCCAGGTGGAAAACTGGGTCTTCGACGGCATTGCCGAAAAGTTCGTCCTGGATGAGGAGAACCGGAAGTTCTTCCAGGAGGACAATCCCTGGGCATTGGAAGAGATCGTGCGGCGGCTTCTGGAGGCGGAGAGTCGGGGACTCTGGCAGGCCGATCCCGAACTCCTGGCCCGGGTTAGGGAAGCTTATCTGGAGATCGAAGGCTGGCTTGAGGAGCAGATGGGGGAGGTGAAGGGCGAATTCCAGGGCGGGGCGGTGGATGTTCGCGCACTTGGGGAGATGGAGGGATGGCAGGAGAAGTTAGCCGTTGTGCGAAAGGAATTGGAAAGGAGGAAAGCGCAGTGAGGAAAAAACGCATGTTGAGCAAAGGGTTTTCTTATGTGCTCTTGGTACTCTTCCTGCTTGGAGCGATAATGTCGGCTGGTTGCACCCAAAAGAATGTGCCGGCACGGGAACAGGCGCAGGAGCTTGCCATAGCGCTGGGCGAAAAAGAAGTGACCTCCCTTGACCCTTTCGACCCGCATGGTTCCTCCTCTTCCTGGTACATTCAGCCGATGCTCTTTGAAACCCTGGTGTTCGACACGTTGAAGGGCACGGAACCAATGTTGGCGGAAAGGTGGGAAATGTCACCGGACGGGAAAAAATGGACGTTTTACTTGCGGCAGGGGATCAAGTTTCATGACGGCAGTTTTCTTACGGCAGAGGCAGTAAAATTCAGCATCGAAAAGTCTCTGGCCAATAAAGTTTCCGGCTTGGGAGCCAGAAAACCTCCGGTGCCCGTGATCAGAGTGGAAGCAGCGGATGAAAGGACGGTGGTCGTTCATCTCGATAAGCCATACGGGCCTTTCCTTTCCGAAATCGGCAGCGTGAGGATTGTCAGTCCTGCCTCCTACCAAGGAGATAAGTTTGTAGGACCCGTGGGGACCGGTCCCTGGGTGGTTGCTTCCTTTACACCTCAGGAAATGGCCTTTACGCCCTTTAACGACTACTGGCAGGGGAAACCCAAGCTCAACAAGGTTACGATAAAGTGCATTCCCGATCCGCAGGCGCGGGTAATGGCTCTAGAGTCCGGCGAAGTGGATGTGATTGGGGTGGACATGCAGGGAGTGGAGCCGGCGGCAGCCAAGAGCCTTACGGCGTCCGGGAAGTACCAGGTGATATCTCTCCACCAGGCTTATTTAGTAGCGCTGTACTTCAACCCGCGCGCCGAACTGTTAAAAGACATCCGGGTGAGGCAGGCCATAAACTATGCGTTGAACCGGGAGGAAATGGTGGCCAAACTGTTGGAGGGCTACGGCGTTCCCGCCAAAGGGCCCGTGGGATTTGACACCTCCATCCCCTGGACCAACCCGCATATAGAAGGATATCCTTACGACCCGGAAAAGGCCAAAGCACTTCTTAAAGATGCCGGGTTTAAAGGGGGTGCTCCACTCAAGCTTGCCTACGAAGGTTACCGTGCCTACCACAAGGCTCTGGCCGAACTGATTCAGGCCCAGCTTGGCGCCGTGGGGATTAAGGTCGAGCTGAATTCCTGCGAGTCAGGGGCCTTCACTCAAATCCTCCAGGCCGGCCAGTACGATCTAGCGCTCATTCCGCCTTACGGCAAGCGGGAAGAGGATTCTTACCCCTATCTCGGGATGTTCTTCTTCTCCCGGGGACGATACAAAGTGATGGAAGACCCTCAATTTGACAGGCTTTTTATGGCCCAGCTCTTCACTGCCGACCCCAAAGAACGCGAAAAGCTGTACTGGGCGCTTCAGGAGGAAATCATGAAAAACTGCCCGGCAGCCTTTTTGTTCCACCCCGACCGGATAACGGTGCTGAAGAAGGACATCCAGGGTTGGGAGTCGGATTACGGTTTTAACAGCCTGACCACGCTGTGGAAGGTGAGCCGGGGAGAGTAAACCCCCTGGCCGGTTTTAAAGTTCAGGAAGGAGGGAGAGATTATAAGCCTGCATAGCATCAACGCAAGGGTCCAGTAAATTAAAATTAAATTTAAGAAAGTTAAATTTAAGAAAGAGGAATTTAAAGAAGCATAATGAATCTTTATTACAAAGTGGCCGGAGCCGCTGGTTATTATGTTATAGCTTACCGGCGCCGTGAAGGCGTATAGCTGTTGCTAACGAGCTGTACGGAAATTTTGATCCATTTTAAGGCCATGAAGGCCCTGAGTGCCTCGTCGAAGCGAGGTGTGGGTTTTCATGGCTTTTTGAGTTTCATTGCTTTAGGGTTGAACACCCTTGCGTTCGGTCCTTCCGGTTTATGGTACTGCCATGTAACTTGCGAACGTTACTTTCATATGTGTTGACTAGTCGATGGATTGCGCGGACTTGTTGATCCGGGTTTTAAAGATAAGGAGAGGCTGCCTGAGGACCGGTTGGGAAAAGGTAATTGCCTTCACGGGCACCCCTGTTGTTTGCTGGCTATTGAGTACCTTGCAACAAGGGTGGACGCCCAGTCTGTAAGGATTGCTTAGTATATAACCAAGGGAGGAGTTCTTCATGTTGAAGGTAGTGCAGGGTCACGAGATTTGGGTTCTGCCCGAGGGAAGTCATGGTCACGAAGGACATGAAACCCGGTGCCGGATTTTTTACGGGCACGCCATGCGTCCCGATGGCTTGGCGGACCCGGCACGGCTGGCGGCCTGGGTGCTGCTCCCCGGCGGAGCAAAGCTTTCCTTAAAGGTAGAAGCGGGAGATGACAGGTTTCACCTGGTGGCGTTTACGCCCGACCGGGATGGATTCTGGCCCGTGACGGTGGAAAACGACGTCGGGCCGGTGGCGGTTACCGCGGACGGTTTTTACCGCCGGGGGACGCGTAAAGACTACCCCGGTGCCCGGGAAGTGGGCTACTACTATCAGTACGCCAAGACATACGTGCAGGTGGGGCATTTCTGTGCCGCCTGCGGCCCGGTGGTGCAGCCACCGGAAATCACCAGCCTGGCCCACGACCTCGAACTGATTCTTACCCCCGGTGCTTACCGGGTGGGGGACGAAGTAATTCTGGAAGTTCTTTACCGCGGCCGGCCTTTACCGGGGACAGAAGTGAAGGCGACCTGGAGCCTGCGGGAAGAAGATGACTGGGGGCTAAGCGCAAAAACTGATGATGCAGGACGGGTGAAGTTTATCTTGAGCAATCCCGGGCACTGGCTTTTTTACACCCGGGTTGCCGACGAAACCCTGGGCCGGGAAGGCGAGTACGACAAAAAGGTGTACAGCGCTACGCTAAGCCTTTTTGGTGTACGATAAACCCATTTGGAAGGATTTATTGACAAGTGATGAAGCAATTAATTGACATATGATAAGTGGTATGTTATAACAAAACCAAAAAAAGGAGTGATATTGAAGGTGAATGTACTCATTGTAAGTTGTGGTTCCTACGTATCCCAGGGTTATGGCTGTCCCGGCGAGTGGAAATGTTTTAAAGCCGCCCGCGACCGGGAAGGAAACTTTAAGGATTATGATTCTGTGAATGTGGTGGGTTTCCTGACCTGTGAATGTCCCGGGAGATCACTTATCCCAAACATCGGTTGTGTTAAAAAGAATGTAGATTTTGATGTTATCCACCTCTCCACCTGTATGGCTAACGCCTGGCCGGCCTGTCCCTACAGGGATGTGGACGAGCTTGCCAAAAAGATTACGGAAAAGTTTGGGGTTAAGGTAGTCAAGGGAACTCATGATTACGCATAGCTGACGTCCTGTTTTTCCATGCCCCCGCAATTACATCCGTAGCGGGGGGTTTTTGTTATCCTCTTTAGTTTCATTTTTCCAGATCACTGTTTTGATTATCCGCGCTAATATATCTTCTACTCCGGTGTAAAAATGGTGCAGGTAGCCAGCCAGGGCCATAAGCTTTTCCTCGGGAATCTTGCCGGAAATACGGTTTATTTCCTGGCCCAGGGAATGAATTTTGCCTGCGATATTCTCTATGGAGGGCATTTTATCTTCCAGATCGCCTATTAAACCCAGGTAGGCATTAATCTTTTCCTCGCTCATAAATAATCACACCCTGGTTGTATATTTTTTTCTTCATTATACCCGCACATCCTGGACACCTGCCCTTTTACATTCCGTATCGTTTCTATCTTCAAGTTTATACCAGGCGGCGGTAGCTGGCAAGGATTTGCAGATGCAAGGATTGGCTCTGCTCCGAAAAGGGGTTGACAGGAGGGAGGAATTATCCTATGATTAGCATGAGAATGAAAACCATTATCTTTATCCAATGGGGTACATGGGAGGCTGCTGCTGCCCTGATCTTTGGCCTTTTAGCTAAAGAAGTGGTGGTCGGTACTCTCGGTGTCATTTACGGTGTTGGCGAGGAAGCAGAAAGTTTAATCCCCATCATCCAGCCGCACTGGACCCCTCTTTCGGCCTATGCCTTTATGGCCATGTGCCTGATTTACATTCCCTGCGTTGCGACCATAGGCGCCATTAAACGGGAAACAAACTCATGGAAGTGGACGGTATGAAAAAAGGAGGTGCTGGAAGGATGAGGTAGGTACCGTAGCGCTGGCGGAGCTTAAGTTCGCCGACGCCGGTACCATCCCGGGCTGGGCGAAGGCGAGCGTAGGCGCTGCCGTAGCGTAGGGGATTGTTGCCGGCTATCCCGACAACACTTTCCGTGCGGAGAAGCCCGTGACGCGGGCGGAAGCTGCGGCGATGGTCCTCCGGCTGCTCGATGCGGTAGGAAACAGGTAAACTGAGAGACGGCAAGGAGGGGAAAAGTGAAGAAGGCGCGTGTACCTCACAATCCGGGAAGGGTTGTTGTTAAATCCTTGCGCAAAGGTCCGTGGCTGATCAACTATCGACTGCAAGGGGGTAAAATTGTCTACCTGTTATGGGCGACCAAAGGATTGGGTTTTCTCAAGAACTGGGGCCAGGAATGATGAAAGGGAATCGACTATGAGCGTATTTATTGTCGGTGGCGACCGCCTGGGGAAAATCCCACACAACCTCCGTCAACTGGGGTTTGATAGGGTTTACCATTTCAAGGGGCGGAAAAAGATTGCTGTGGGTAAGTTAAACATACCGGAGGAGACCGGCCTGGTCATTGTCCTGACAGACTACGTAAGTCATAACATTGCCGCGATGATCAAAGAACAGACCAGCATGAAAAATACTCCGGTGGTATATGCGAAGCGTTCCTGGACCCATATTTACCAGAAACTTAAACTGAGCCAGGCGATGGAAAATGGGCAGCATTCCGATGACATGAGAAACCTTCGGGACGAAGCCCCCGGGCTTGTCCCAGGGGAGGTTCACTGACATTTTCTCTTAATTGCCTTACAATGGTTGGTTTAAACAATAGTTGACATTTTCTCTTAATTGCCTTACAATGGTTTAAACAATAGTTTAGCAATAGTTAAACAAACTACTATTAGTTTATAACCATAAAAACTGAGGAATATCGATTTTGCTAAAACTTTAACCCCGTAACGAAGACGGGATCAGAGCGGACAAGCTGACCTGGACCGGACAGGTAAAGAAAGGCCACGGAGGCCCCCAGTTTCCTTCCCTGAAAGTTTAAGGAGGGTGCCCGTGGCTTTTGTTTTTTGGGGCTGGTACCCGGGATAAAAAGTGGATCCCCTTCATCCGCAGGTTATTAAAGCCAATTATCGTGGCCGTTAATATGGGAGGTAGATGTTGATGGGTAGTGCACACCGGGATTATTTTAACCAAAAGGCGCCCATTTGGGACAATTTATTGACTGGTGAGACATTGGAGCGGTTGAAAAAAATCATAGATGAGCTTGCCATCAGAACCGGGAGCTTTATTCTGGACGTAGGTACCGGTACGGGGGTTCTTTTACCTTTTCTTGTTGAAGCGGCCGGTCCAGAAGGTAAAGTGGTGGCGCTGGACATTGCTGAAGAGATGCTGGCCAGAGCCAGGGCGAAAAATCCGGGGAATGTGGAATTTGTACTGGCGGACATAAGCTGTACGCCATTTCAGGAAGATACTTTCGATGAGATCATCTGCAACTCCTGTTTTCCTCATTTTACCGATAAACCCCGTGCGCTGGCCGAAATGGCCCGCATTTTAAAGCCTGGCGGGAGGCTGGTCATCTGCCATTCCATGAGCAGGGAGGCAGTAAACGATTTACACCGGTCGTTAGGGGGGGTGGTCGCCAACGATCTGATTCCCGACGATGATAAAATGCAGGAATTGTGCAGGCACTGTGGACTAGTGGAGATTGAAATTATCAATACAAGGGAGAAATATGTTTTGAAAGCACGTAAACCCATATTGACAAGTTGAGCCGGGATGAAAATGGAGGAGGGTAATCTCATTGAGAAGGGTTTATTCATTATCTATCACGGTAATTATTCTGGTAATTCTTTTACTTGTTATCTCTGGATGTGCGGCGAAAGATAGTCCGAAGCTAGAAGTTGCTACGGGTACGTCATTGATTGCTGATATTGTCAAAAATGTCGGCGGTGATAAAGTAGAGACCGTGAATATTGTCCCCCCTGCTGCCTGCCCGGGGCATTTTGACCTGAAGCCAGGCGATGTGCAAAAGCTGGCCGAGGCCAGGCTATTTTTGCGCCACGACTGGCAGGGGAAAATGTTTACCAAAGAACTGATAGAATCGGTGCATAATAAGGACCTGCAGGTGGTTGAAGTTGCCGTGGCCGGTAACTGGATGGCACCCCCGGTGCAAAAGGAGGCGGTTACAAAAATTGCCGGAATATTGATGGAAAAAGATCCATCTAACAGGGCTTATTATGAGCAAAATGCCGACCGCCTGGTTTCGCAGATTGAGTCAAAGGGCAAAGAAACCCTGTCCAGGCTTCAGGCTGCCGGCGCAGGTGGCGTGAAGGTACTCTGTTCCGATATGCAGCAGGGGTTTTTAAAATGGGCCGGTTTTGACGTGGTGGCTACTTATGGCCGGCCGGAGGAGCTTAACCCGCAAAAAATGCAGGAGCTTATTAACAAAGGGAAACAGGCTGGTGTAAAGCTGGTGGTGGATAACCTGCAGAGCGGCCCGGACGCAGGTAAAGGTATAGCGAAAGAATTGGGGGCGGCACAGGTGACCATCTCCAATTTCCCGGGAGGGTTACCGCAAACGGATACCTGGAGCGCCGCTCTGGACAAAAATGTGGAGTTGCTTTTGGATGCTCTTAAGGAGGTAAAATAAAATTAATCTCGCCGGACGGTGGAACAGTATTCCGGAAAATGGGCTGTTCAACGGAGCTACTCTAATAAAGATAGAAGATGCCGTTGTTTCCTACCGTGAAGATGTAGCTTTACGGGGCGTTTCGCTGTCAGTTAGAAAGGGCGAGCTGGTCGGCATCATCGGGCCGAACGGGGCCGGTAAAACTACCCTCCTCACCCTGGTGAACGGGTTGGGTAGACTCCTTCAGGGGCGGGTGGAAGTGCTGGGCTACTCGCTTCAAAAGGGCTGCCCGGCCTTTTTGCGCCGGCGGATTGGCTACGTGCCGCAAATTCAGAACATTGATCCCCGTATGCCGGTGAGTGTGCGGGAAGTGGTCATGATGGGGCGCTACGGCCGCCTGGGCCTGCTGCGCCGGCCCGGGCCGGCCGACAGGCGGGTGGTGGACAGCATGTTGCAGCTGGTGGGCATGAGCCACCTTGCCTCTCGCCCCATCGGCCATCTTTCAGGAGGTGAGCAGCAGCGGGTGGCCATTGCCCGTGCCCTGGCCCAGGAGCCGGAGATCCTTCTTCTGGACGAGCCGACCGCGGCCCTGGACCGCCGGGCGCGGGTGGAGATCATGACCCTGATCAGTGAAATCCACCGCTCCCGCCACCTGACCACCCTGATGGTGACCCACGAGCTGAAAACGGCGGCAGCAGTTTGTGACCGGCTGATTTTAATGAAGGAGGGTCGCATCTGGGCACAGGGCACGCCGGCGGAAGTACTGCGGGAAGAGGTTCTGGACCTCCTGTTCGGCGGCGAAAATATGATGGAAAATGCAGTTGCTCTTCAGTGACGCATTGGATTCCAAAATAATCATTGCCAAAAAGGGGTAAAGCCGGGTGGCTGCAACCGGGGGGCGTTATATTTTTGGATCTTTCTATTCTGAGTTACCAGTTCATGCAAAATGCCATTCTGGCCGGCCTGCTTGGGGGCGTGGCCTGTTCTCTTATCGGGGTTTTTGTTGTCACGATGAACCTTTCTTTTATCGGGGTGGCCATCTCCCACGCCGCTTTTGCCGGGGCGCTCTGCGGGGCCTGGCTGGGTTTTAATCCCCTGGCCGGGGCTTTTCTATTCAGTCTGGTGGCAGCAGCGGTAATCGGGCCGCTGGCCGACCGGGGAGAGTTTAACCCCGATACGCCCATTGGTATTATTTTTTCCATTACGATGGGGATGGCTTTTCTGTTTATGGGCCTTTTGCCTGGCCCGAAAACCCAGGCCCTGGAGCTTTTGTGGGGAAGCATCCTTACGGTGAACGACCGCGACCTGCTTTTGCTGGCTATTGTAGCAGCGGTCGTAGTGAGCCTGGTGGTGCTCTTTTTTAAAGAAATTCAGGCTGTGATTTTTCACCGGGAAGCTGCCCTGGCCGTGGGCATTCCGGCCAGCCTGATTTTTTACGGCCTGCTCTTTTTAACCGGTTCGGTAATTACTGCTTCTTTACGCAGCATCGGCGGCCTGCTTATTTTTAACCTGATCTTAAACCCTGCGGCTGCAGCCTACCAGCTGACTTATAACCTGCGGCTAATGTTTGTTTTATCTTCCTTCTTCGGTGTTCTTTCCACCTGGGTGGGGCTTTTTTTTTTTTTCCTGTTTGTTTGACGTGCCCAGTGGGGCCACCATTGTAATTGTCTCTGCGGTTATCTTTGTCATTGCGGCTTCCTTTTCTCCCAAGCGCAAAGTAAAAAAGTGGCAGGAAGAAGTATCAACAGGTCCTGGAAAAGCTCTTTTCAAATAGCCCGTAAAAGAGTACCGGACAGCAATCCGGTGCTGCCCGGCAATCGGTTTTGATGTTAGCCCCGCTTCCCCCCGTTTTCCTCC containing:
- the cobN gene encoding cobaltochelatase subunit CobN; its protein translation is MIKIAGFRVIYGPSTVGRVYEEAVAELAAAGWPVDLRYSQPPPAGMLLPSPEWLRFAKEEADAVFFSFPPEFKALGELFGRLKEELSKPVVPVTVEVAGISSIAPEVVQRAIQYHLFGGKENLKAFLLWLGELAGKLPAGTAPAPQELPWAGIYHPRAKGCFTHLADYLAWYGERRPLVGLLFPRVFWVEENLAGYDAIIEEIEQRGAGVIPVFSDGWFGQVKNDDVIRLFFFRDGKPVIEALVAYSAFFLKTRREVVALNREPADDVLLELNVPILKMIYAARQTEAQWREDPQGLNLPQVIISITLPEFDGLIEPLLVSAAEDEGDFALGRPLLSEVRYLGDRLFRWIELRHKPNAAKKVAFVLLNSPCKSAEATVGTAFGLDSLESVARILRRMREKGYRLEWVPQDGRELAEAILGRKALPDFRWTTLEEIVTKGGAAAMVPLEKYLRWFEELPPQAREKMAVAWGDPKEARELSGVQKLSLGLYNGHVIIPGIVTGNVFIGVQPKRGCAGSRCDGEVCKILHDPDVPPPHQWIAWHRWLEEEFGADVVVHVGTHGVLELLPGKTTALSESCFPRISLGKVPHLYIYNLVNPMEAVVAKRRSAAVIVDHLPPVLASMRLSGDLADLEELLEDYQKAVSLNEKGRAGVIRGQIAEKARSTGLWGEGQEPDPAVLHEKLTVLRESQFRDGLHIFGEAPAGEALAELLNTVLRLDQPDCPSLRRALAECLKLDYDVLFKEPQAFHPAAGVSKGKLLEELDVLGKEILADLLDLPVDAVGEPLARAQEHISRFARRRGLTPDGGKNSLAKVLAKALRIIPLVRRTTDEMENLLRGFAGEFIPPGASGALARGKVEVLPTGRNMYSIDPWRIPTAAAWEVGMRLAEELIARSKNEDGSYPEAIGFTLRAMDPFRADGELIAQILYTLGVEPVWVAGRVVNLRPIPLNKLGRPRIDCLVNLSSILRDGMSRAFELIDQAVKMVAELEEPPEQNFVRKHMLEREAELLAEHGKEGARRLATLRVFSSAPGTYGTGVELAVASSAWKEEQDLAEVYFHWTGYAYGEGVYARKAPAELVDRCRRVTVTFEKFDSDEIDLLDCCHIYGVHGGFTVAAKVASGKEPRTYFGDTHDPERPVIRTLREELSRIAHTRLLNPAWIEGKKRHGYKGAGDISSRVNHMYGWQATTRQVENWVFDGIAEKFVLDEENRKFFQEDNPWALEEIVRRLLEAESRGLWQADPELLARVREAYLEIEGWLEEQMGEVKGEFQGGAVDVRALGEMEGWQEKLAVVRKELERRKAQ
- a CDS encoding ABC transporter substrate-binding protein; amino-acid sequence: MRKKRMLSKGFSYVLLVLFLLGAIMSAGCTQKNVPAREQAQELAIALGEKEVTSLDPFDPHGSSSSWYIQPMLFETLVFDTLKGTEPMLAERWEMSPDGKKWTFYLRQGIKFHDGSFLTAEAVKFSIEKSLANKVSGLGARKPPVPVIRVEAADERTVVVHLDKPYGPFLSEIGSVRIVSPASYQGDKFVGPVGTGPWVVASFTPQEMAFTPFNDYWQGKPKLNKVTIKCIPDPQARVMALESGEVDVIGVDMQGVEPAAAKSLTASGKYQVISLHQAYLVALYFNPRAELLKDIRVRQAINYALNREEMVAKLLEGYGVPAKGPVGFDTSIPWTNPHIEGYPYDPEKAKALLKDAGFKGGAPLKLAYEGYRAYHKALAELIQAQLGAVGIKVELNSCESGAFTQILQAGQYDLALIPPYGKREEDSYPYLGMFFFSRGRYKVMEDPQFDRLFMAQLFTADPKEREKLYWALQEEIMKNCPAAFLFHPDRITVLKKDIQGWESDYGFNSLTTLWKVSRGE
- a CDS encoding DUF4198 domain-containing protein, giving the protein MLKVVQGHEIWVLPEGSHGHEGHETRCRIFYGHAMRPDGLADPARLAAWVLLPGGAKLSLKVEAGDDRFHLVAFTPDRDGFWPVTVENDVGPVAVTADGFYRRGTRKDYPGAREVGYYYQYAKTYVQVGHFCAACGPVVQPPEITSLAHDLELILTPGAYRVGDEVILEVLYRGRPLPGTEVKATWSLREEDDWGLSAKTDDAGRVKFILSNPGHWLFYTRVADETLGREGEYDKKVYSATLSLFGVR
- a CDS encoding CGGC domain-containing protein — protein: MNVLIVSCGSYVSQGYGCPGEWKCFKAARDREGNFKDYDSVNVVGFLTCECPGRSLIPNIGCVKKNVDFDVIHLSTCMANAWPACPYRDVDELAKKITEKFGVKVVKGTHDYA
- a CDS encoding nucleoside recognition domain-containing protein, with product MISMRMKTIIFIQWGTWEAAAALIFGLLAKEVVVGTLGVIYGVGEEAESLIPIIQPHWTPLSAYAFMAMCLIYIPCVATIGAIKRETNSWKWTV
- a CDS encoding S-layer homology domain-containing protein, whose amino-acid sequence is MVAGYPDNTFRAEKPVTRAEAAAMVLRLLDAVGNR
- a CDS encoding DUF2325 domain-containing protein — its product is MSVFIVGGDRLGKIPHNLRQLGFDRVYHFKGRKKIAVGKLNIPEETGLVIVLTDYVSHNIAAMIKEQTSMKNTPVVYAKRSWTHIYQKLKLSQAMENGQHSDDMRNLRDEAPGLVPGEVH
- a CDS encoding class I SAM-dependent methyltransferase; protein product: MGSAHRDYFNQKAPIWDNLLTGETLERLKKIIDELAIRTGSFILDVGTGTGVLLPFLVEAAGPEGKVVALDIAEEMLARARAKNPGNVEFVLADISCTPFQEDTFDEIICNSCFPHFTDKPRALAEMARILKPGGRLVICHSMSREAVNDLHRSLGGVVANDLIPDDDKMQELCRHCGLVEIEIINTREKYVLKARKPILTS
- a CDS encoding metal ABC transporter substrate-binding protein gives rise to the protein MRRVYSLSITVIILVILLLVISGCAAKDSPKLEVATGTSLIADIVKNVGGDKVETVNIVPPAACPGHFDLKPGDVQKLAEARLFLRHDWQGKMFTKELIESVHNKDLQVVEVAVAGNWMAPPVQKEAVTKIAGILMEKDPSNRAYYEQNADRLVSQIESKGKETLSRLQAAGAGGVKVLCSDMQQGFLKWAGFDVVATYGRPEELNPQKMQELINKGKQAGVKLVVDNLQSGPDAGKGIAKELGAAQVTISNFPGGLPQTDTWSAALDKNVELLLDALKEVK
- a CDS encoding metal ABC transporter ATP-binding protein gives rise to the protein MEDAVVSYREDVALRGVSLSVRKGELVGIIGPNGAGKTTLLTLVNGLGRLLQGRVEVLGYSLQKGCPAFLRRRIGYVPQIQNIDPRMPVSVREVVMMGRYGRLGLLRRPGPADRRVVDSMLQLVGMSHLASRPIGHLSGGEQQRVAIARALAQEPEILLLDEPTAALDRRARVEIMTLISEIHRSRHLTTLMVTHELKTAAAVCDRLILMKEGRIWAQGTPAEVLREEVLDLLFGGENMMENAVALQ
- a CDS encoding metal ABC transporter permease, with the translated sequence MDLSILSYQFMQNAILAGLLGGVACSLIGVFVVTMNLSFIGVAISHAAFAGALCGAWLGFNPLAGAFLFSLVAAAVIGPLADRGEFNPDTPIGIIFSITMGMAFLFMGLLPGPKTQALELLWGSILTVNDRDLLLLAIVAAVVVSLVVLFFKEIQAVIFHREAALAVGIPASLIFYGLLFLTGSVITASLRSIGGLLIFNLILNPAAAAYQLTYNLRLMFVLSSFFGVLSTWVGLFFFFLFV